Proteins encoded within one genomic window of Glycine soja cultivar W05 unplaced genomic scaffold, ASM419377v2 tig00011706_1_pilon, whole genome shotgun sequence:
- the LOC114404248 gene encoding uncharacterized protein LOC114404248: protein MAEYEACALGIQEAIDFNVKLLKVYGDSAFVIHQLKGEWETRDHKLVPYQAYIKKLIEFFDDISFHHILREENQMADTLATLASMVQLSPHGDFPYIEFRCHGKPAHCCLIEEEKDGKPWYFDIKRYIEEKEYPQEASNNDKRTLRRLAAGFFLSGNILYKRNRDMVLLRCADAERLSKCW, encoded by the coding sequence ATGGCTGAGTATGAGGCGTGTGCCCTTGGGATCCAAGAGGCAATTGACTTCAATGTCAAGTTGCTCAAGGTATATGGGGACTCGGCCTTTGTAATTCACCAGTTGAAGGGTGAGTGGGAGACCAGAGATCATAAATTGGTACCTTACCAGGCTTACATCAAGAAattgatagaattctttgatgaCATATCCTTTCATCATATTCTCAGAGAGGAAAATCAGATGGCTGACACCCTTGCCACACTGGCGTCCATGGTTCAGCTAAGCCCACACGGGGATTTTccgtacattgaattcagatGTCATGGCAAGCCTGCACATTGCTGCTTAATAGAAGAAGAGAAggatggtaagccttggtacTTCGATATCAAACGATACATCGAAGAAAAGGAATACCCGCAGGAGGCCTCTAACAACGATAAGAGAACTTTgcgaaggttggcagccggctTCTTCCTGAGCGGGAATATCCTATATAAAAGGAACCGTGACATGGTTTTACTTCGATGTGCGGATGCCGAGAGGCTGAGCAAATGCTGGTAG